Below is a window of Natronorubrum halophilum DNA.
TCCACCGCGTCGTCGCTTTCCTGTTCGATGACGTCGGTCTGGGCCGCTGCCGTCCCGGCACCGCCGATCAGCGCGAGCAGACCCGCTGCGATTGCGATCACGAACACTGTCCGTCCGATCGTTCCGTACTGCCGTGTTATCCGTTTCATTGTTTGCCTCGCAGGGCACGGTCACTTCACTCACTGCCAGCAATAAATCGCCAGAACTGTTTTCGGTTCGAACGGGTGGTTTCGGGAACGAAATCAGATCCAAAAAACGCGCCCGATCGAGCCACTCTGCGGGGATCAGAGCCGTACGGACCGTGCGAACGATCCCGACGGACGGTCCGACGGAACGGGGAGGATACGAAACGGATAGGCCACGAGTAACGGCTTTTCTCGGCGCGAACGTCCCTCTTCACGCCGCTCGAGGAGTCGGCCTCGTTCGGTGCGAACGATACCGCTGCTCGAGCAGCGCTTCGGCTCTCGAAATCGCCGACCCGCTCTCGGTGTTAGCGCCGCTCTCGGTCCACCACAGACGCTTGCACGACCGTTTCGGCGCGATGGATCACGTCGCGGATCGCGACGCCGGTTTCGGCGGCGATCGCCCGCGCGTCGTCGTACTCGGCACTTACGTCGTACACCGTTCCATCCGCGTCGCTGGCGATTTTCACCGTCACCTCGTAGGACTCCCCGTCGAGGTCCACCGTCACGGTCTCGAACGTTCGATCTGCGATCCAGCGGTGGGTCGCCCCCGCGTCGCGAACGCCGAGCGTTCCCGTCTCCTCGGCGAGCGCTCGAGCCACCCGCTCTCGATCCGCGGGCTTGCAGATCACCTTCACGAGGTGTCCCGGTCGCGACTTCTTCATCGTGACCGGCAGTATCGACACGTCTCGCGCGCCCGCGTCCGCGAGCGTCTCCTGCAGACCGCCGAGGATCTCCGGCGTCGCGTCGTCGAGGTTCGTCTCGAGGACGACGATCTCGTCCTTCGCGAGCGTCCCCCGTTCCCCGCCGTCGCCGATCAGCACCCGGAGGACGTTCGGGTGCGGATCGAGATCGTAGCCGCCAGCGCCGTAGCCCGACCCGTCGAGGTCGAGCGGCGGGAGCGCGTCGACGCCGTCGGCGAGGTGTCCGAGGATCGCCGCGCCGGTCGGCGTCAGTAACTCCGCATCGACCGGCCCGCCGCGAAGGGACCAGGTCGCCCGCTGGGCGATCTCGACCACCGCCGGCGTCGGAACGGGGTACTCCCCGTGGCTCATCGAGACGCTCCCGCCGCCGGTCGCGAGCGGGGTCGTCACGATTTCCGCCGGCTCGAGGTCGTGGCACAACAACGCCGAACCGACGACGTCCGCGATCGCGTCGTCGGCTCCGACCTCGTGGAAGTGAATGTCCTCGAGCGACTCGCCGTGGACGCTGGCCTCGGCCTCGCCGAGGAGTTCGAAGATCGCGAGGGCGTCCCGCTCGACCGCCGGCTCGAGCGCCAGTTCTTCGACGATCTCGCGGACCTCGAGATAGCTGCGGTGGGGGCCTTGACCTTCGGCGTGGACGTGATCGTGAGTGTGATCCGCGTCACCGTCGTGGCTGTGACCCGTCTCCCCGTCGTGGTTGTGATCGGCGTGTCCCTCCTCGTGATCGTGGCCGTGGCTGTGGTCATCCTCGTGGCCCTCGCCGTCGTCGTGACCCTCCTCGACGCGATCGGATTCGCTCCCGTCGCGACCGGTCAGGTACACGTCGACGGTCGTCGAGGAAATGCCGCACTTGACCGTCTCGTCGATCCGGTACTCCACCTCGAGGGCGTCCGTGACGGTCTCGAGAACGGTCGGGTCGGCACCGGCGTCGAGCAACGCGGCGAGGATCATGTCGCCGCTTGCGCCCATGCGGCCGTCGAATGCGAGGATGCTCATAGGAGTACTGTCGGACGGAACGATTTACAGGTTTTCGTCCGTGCCGACGGTCGCGTAGCCAGTCGTTGGAGAGACCCCTCTCGTCCGTCGACTGCTCGCCTGTCGGTACCACCAAAACCCACCGATGCCGGTACATCTATGTAGCTTCCTGTCGCAGATTCATGTGGTAGCATCTAGCACAGGCAACGACGTGGGCTAGCAAAAAACCTATCCGCTCACGAAGCGGAGTAATTGACATCACCGTCTACCCCGAATCATGAATGAAGTTCAACTGGAGGTTGCGAAGGCATACCCGAACGACTCGGGTCGTGGTATCGCCCGACTCGACCCGGACACGCTGTTGCATCTCAAGCTGAGTCCGGGCGACATCATCGAAATCGAAGGTGCAGACACCACCGCGGCGAAGGTGTGGCGCGCCGACCGGCAGGACTGGAACACGGATACGGTCCGCATCGACGGCTTCACCCGGCAAAACGCCGATGTGGGGATCGGCGAACGGGTGACGATCCGGAAAGCCGAAGCGACCAAAGCGGACAAACTCGTCCTCGCACCACCGGAAGAAGCGTCGGTCCAGTTCGGTTCCGACGCGGCTGGCATGGTCAAACGCCAGATCCTCAAACGGCCGGTCGTCGGCCGCGACATCGTGCCCGTGATGTCCTCGACGAACCATCCGTTCATGCGGTCGCCGGGGCAGGCGATCCCCCTGATCGCCGTCGAAACCGAACCCGAAGGGGTGGTTCTCATCACCGAAGATACCGACGTCGAACTCCGCGAAGAGCCCATCTCGGGCTTCGAGAAGACCGGAGGCGGGATCACGTACGAGGACATCGGCGGTCTCCAGGGCGAGATCCAGCGCGTCCGGGAGATGGTCGAACTCCCGATGAAACACCCGCAGATCTTCAAGAAGCTGGGGATCGAGCCGCCACAGGGCGTCTTGCTTCACGGGCCGCCCGGCACGGGGAAGACCCTTCTGGCGAAAGCCGTCGCCAACGAAACCTCCGCGAGTTTCTTCTCCATCGCGGGGCCGGAGATCATCTCGAAGTACTACGGCGAGTCCGAACAGCAACTCCGAGAGATTTTCGAGGACGCGAGCGAGGAGTCGCCGTCGATCATCTTCATCGACGAACTCGACTCCATCGCACCGAAACGGGAGGACGTCACCGGCGAAGTCGAACGCCGCGTCGTCGCCCAGCTGCTGACGATGATGGACGGCCTCGAGGCGCGGGGCCAAGTTATCGTCATCGCGGCGACCAACCGCGTCGACAGCGTCGACCCCGCCCTGCGTCGACCGGGCCGGTTCGACCGCGAGATCGAGATCGGCGTTCCCGACGAGGTGGGTCGCGAGGAGATCCTCCAGATTCACACGCGCGGGATGCCCCTCTCGGACGACGTCAAGCTCGGCCACCTCGCCGACGAGACCCACGGCTTCGTCGGTGCCGACATCGAGTCGCTGACCAAAGAGGCCGCGATGAAGGCCCTGCGTCGGTACCTTCCGGAGATCGATCTCGACGAGGAGGATATCCCGCCGAGCCTGATCGACCGGATGATCGTCAAGCGCCAGGACTTCCGCGGCGCGTTGAACGAGGTCGAACCCTCGGCGATGCGGGAGGTGCTCGTCGAGTTGCCGAAGATCTCCTGGAACGACGTCGGCGGCCTCCACGACGCCAAAGAGCAGGTTCAGGAGTCCGTCGAGTGGCCGTTGAACAACCCCGAGCGCTTCGAACGGCTCGGGGTCGATCCGCCGTCCGGCGTGTTGCTCTACGGACCGCCCGGGACCGGAAAGACGCTGATGGCGAAGGCCGTCGCCAACGAGACCAACGCGAACTTCATCTCGGTGCGCGGCCCGCAACTGCTTAGCAAGTGGGTCGGCGAGTCCGAGAAGGCCATCAGACAGACCTTCCGCAAGGCGCGGCAGGTCTCGCCGACGGTGATCTTCTTCGACGAACTCGACGCGCTGGCACCGGGCCGGGGCAGCGACACTGGCTCGAACGTCTCCGAACGGGTCGTCAATCAGCTCCTCACGGAACTCGACGGGCTCGAGGAGATGGAGAACGTGATGGTCATTGGCGCGACCAACCGGCCGGACATGATCGATCCCGCGCTGTTGCGCTCGGGTCGGTTCGATCGCCTCGTCATGATCGGCCAGCCCGACGTCGACGGCCGCGAGCGAATCCTCGACATTCACACGGAGGAGACGCCGCTGGCCGCCGACGTCACGCTCCGCGAGATCGCCGAGATCACGGACGGCTACGTCGGCAGCGACCTCGAGTCGATCGCCCGCGAGTCGGCGATCGAGGCGCTGCGCGAGGACCACGAGGCCGACATCGTCGAGATGCGCCACTTCCGTCAGGCCATGGAGAACGTCCGACCGACGATCACCGACGACATCCTCGAGTACTACGAGCAGATCGAAGAGGAGTTCCAGGGTGGCGCCTCGGGTGGACCGGGTCCGGCGGGCCGTCGCGGCAGTCGGATCGGTTTCCAGTAACCGCTCGCCGATCGTCCGTTTCGGCTCTCGGTACTGTCACGGATCTTATTTGAAGGCCGCGTCTTCCGGCGGGTAATCATTGTTTTCCGGCAGTATCCATCGATTAGCGGCGCACTATCCTCGACGAACGGGTGACGGTGAGACGGCCGCTCGGCGACGAAAATCGCGACCTATCGGTTCAGACTCCCTAGTTGCGGTGAATCGTCCGCAACCGACTGAAACGGTCGCATCGATATATGCGCGGGGATAGTGATCCATGAAACACAGTTGACTAATTCGATGTCGAACCCGCCTTCCGCTCACGATCAGGACGCGACTGCCCGCGAGACGGCCGACGGACAGGAGAATGTCGACGGAGCGCTCGAAACCGTGGCGCCGACGCTCGCCGGACCGATTCGAATGGCGGGCTTTTGGGGAGCGATCGCGTTGCCGATTCTGTACCTTCCAGTGCTTGCGAACGGCCTTTCAACGTCGTTCGAGGCCGGACTCTTTCTCGGACTCATCCTCCTGAACCTCGTCGCGTTGTACGTCGGACACGCCCACCACCGTCGCCAGTAGCTCGCGCGTCGGCCATTGCCGCCAGTCAGGGGATTTCGCTCACTCGCTCGAGGTGCGTCGTCGAACGTACCCGAACTCCTCGCGCAGCGCTTTGCGCTTGACGAGGACGAAACCGGCGGCGATGAATCCGAATCCGATGGCGGTCGTTACGTCGATGACCTCCCCCAGATAGAGCCAGCCAACCAGCGCGGCGAAGATCGGCGCGACGTAGGAGACCATGTTGATCTCGACGGCACCGAGTCGCTCGAGCAGATCGAAGTAGAGGAGAAAGCCGATCGCGCTCGCGACGACCGCGAGATAGCCGAGCGCTCCGAGCGCTTCGGGATGGGTCCAGGCCGACGGCTCGATCGGCTCGGCCAGCGCGAAACTCACACCGTGCATCAGGAGGGCACCGCCGAGCATCGACCACGCTTCCATCGTCTCGATCGGGATCGCGGCGTCGATACGGCGGGTGAGGACGCCGCCGAGTGCGAACGCGGTTGCCGCAGCAAAGACCAGCGCCGTCGCGATGACGTCCGTCGTCAGCAGGTTCGACGGATCGGGTTGGGCGATCACGCCGACGCCGACCAGACCGAGGAGGAGGCCGGCGACGCCGACGGTCGACAGCGCGTCGGACGGGACGAGTACTCGAGCGAAACCGGTCGTCAGAACGGGTGACAGGCTCACGACGATCGCGGCCGCGGCTGCCGTCGTGTTCTGCTGACCGACGAACAGGAAGGCGTGATAGGCCGCGATCAACAGCGTCGCCCCGACGGCGACCAGCAGCCACTCGTCACGGCCGCTCGGATACCAGTCGTCGACGGCGGCGGCCGCGTACGCGAGCATGAGGACGCCCGCGATGTCGTAGCGCAACGCTGCAAACAGTACCGGTGGAAAGTACTCGAGACCCGCGCTGATTGCGACGAACGCAGTGCCCCAGATGCCTGCGAGGGCCACGAAGAGTGCGAGATTCCGATACCGACTCATATCGAACGTCTCGCCAGTGCGCTTCTACATGTTTCGATTTAAAATTCGATCGACGGCTCGCTGGAAGCGGTGCCGCTTCGGTTTCGCCGTTCGAAACGGCGGGCGGAATCGATGGAGTAGTGCTGATCGCGGATACGGGTAAAAACGACGGGCGCCGGAGGAACCGGCTCAGAGCGACGGCAGCTGGCGGATTTCGGGGTCTTCCTCGGTCTGTTTGAACTGCTCCAATAGCGGCTTGATGTCGTCGAACCCGTTCGCGAGGACGACGTCGCCGCTTCGCAGATCGTACTCGATGATGCCGTAATCCTCGAGTCGCGGCAGGTGGTTGTGAACCAGCGAGACGTAAAGCCGCTGCCTGGTCTCCTTGTCGATGTGAGACGGACGCACGTCGTATTCCCAGGCGGCGATCTGGGCCACGACGTCCTCGAGGTTCGTCTCTCGGTGTTCCGCCAGTTGATAGAGCAGGTACCGACGCTCGGATTCCGCGAGGAGAGAGCAGGCTGCTTCCATCCGGGTGGCGTTTGCGTCGTTCATACTCGTTCATGGCACCCGGCCATATTACACCTGCTGCCAACACAGATTGGTTTCGTAATCCGAACGGTCGCCCTTTGTTACTCGTAAATGCGTTAATTCCGGGCGTTACAGCGAGTCTAACGGGGTTCGTTAAAAAGAGCCGTCGGTCTCCGCTCGCCCCGGTTTAACTTCTATCTGTTATGTCTGCGAGTCCGGTTCGCCGGTCTTTCCATGGAGGTGGTAAACGGCCGGGTGAGATCCATCCGCGAGATCCGGATTGGAGCCGTCGACTTCCGGCGGCGTCGGTTTGGACAGTGGAGAACCGAACCCACTCAGGACGTCGGTTATACTATCCATGTTGTCGACGGCGGAGTCCATCGACTGTCGAAATTCCAGACTGTCGAACGGCTCGACCTCGTTTTTCATCGGCAGGAAAATGGTGCGGAACGACGTCACTTCCAGACTCGGGCGTCGTCGGGTTCTACGTCTCGACGCCGTTAGGTTGGACTTAGTCGATGAAGGTTGTCTCGTCGGCCAGCAACGAACTTACGCGACCGGAGTCGGAACGTTCGCCTTCGAAGATCAGCTCCTCGAGGTCCGGGACGTCGCCCAGTTGCCTCGGTAAGTTCACCAACGTACGTCGATAGATACTCTGGTTGACAGCACCTTTCATATCCCGTAGAATGCCAGATGATTGGTTGCAGATATTGGGGTCTAGCGGCCGTTATACAGTGGTCCACACACTAAGGTACGATTCCGTACGTCGAACCCACAGTATAAATCATCCGTCGGTCTGTCGCACGGACCGATTTCTGGCATAACTTTAAGAAACCTACGACTCGTACTACGAGTATGGCCGCTCACGGCCGGTCCGCACTGCGTGACCTGTTCGACGAGTCGCCCACACCACATATCGCCCACCCCCCACACACCCATCATCGTGACTTCTACGTCGCTACTGATGGGTCGTTTCGGGAGTCGGGCGGTGGACTGGGCGCCGTCATCGAAACGCGCGACGGCACTCGCGTTGCCCGCGTCGCGACGGCGGATACCCCGCCCGACAACAACGTGGCCGAGTATCGAGCCCTCCACCTCGGACTCGACGTACTGGCCGCTCGCGCTCCGCGAGACGCCTGCGTCGGTGTCCTCATCGATCACGACGCACTCGCCAGCAACGTTAACGCCACCATTCTCGCGACGAATCACCCGGACGGGAAAGCGCCGCGACCCGTTTCGGTTCCCGCCGCAACGCGTCATCACTGGCGCGGGATTCAGGCCCGACTCAACGGCTTCGCCGAGGTCCGGGCCGCACGCATCGACAGCGACCAGAACCCTGCACACCCGCTTGCGAACACGCCCGAACACTACCAGCACGTCAACCGGGAATCCGACCGCTGCGTCCTCTCCGAGACGCCGGACCCGGCCGCAGCGGAGTTCCCACCGCCGTCCCGGGCCAACCGCAACGGCGGCGGACGCGCCTCGGACTGACGACCGCGTCGAGTCCGACCTCGAGTCACGTCTGCGAGGGACGTCGCAGAGTCGGCCGTTTCGGCGACCGGAACCGCCATCGTTATTTCGTCGTTCCGGCGATGCATAGTCGATGAGCCTTCGCGTCGCGGTCGCCGCCCCGTTCATCCAGAACGGTACCGAGTCCCTGCAGGAAAACGAATTCGTCGTCGCGCTCTCGCTCGATCGCGACTGGTTCTCGCCCGACCAGTCCAAGCGCCTGATCGACGTCGCGACGCGGGACGGCCTGCTCGAGCGAACCGACGACGGTCTCGAGGTGACGTTCGATCCCGCCGCGGTCACCGTTCCCGAGGAGTTCGTTCCCGACGAGGACCTCCTGCGGGAACGCTCCGCGTTCGAACGCGTCCTCGACGCGCTCGTCGCCGACGGTGTGGAGAAACACGAGGCGGTCGGCGCGATCAATACGCTCCAGCAGGAACTCGGGCTGACGATCGAGGTCGCCGCCGTCGTCTACGCCCGCCGGGAGGGAGTCGACGTAACCGACCTCGTCCCCATCGCTCGCTCGGCGTTGGACGGGAGCGATTCCGAAGCCGAAGGGCGTTAGTCTCCGGCCGACCGACCGGCACGTATGGTCGAGGAGCGCATCACCGACGGTCGCCGAATCGCCGAGTTACTCGCGTCCGAACTCGACGGCCGCGAGGACGGTCTACTCGAGTTCGTGCGCGTCACTAACGCCGATCGCGACGTCGAGCCGACGGCCGACGGATCGCGCGCGTACGACGTAACGTTCCGTGACGACCGAATCGCGCAGGCGTTCGTCCACGAGGACCGAGTCCGCCTCGAGTTCGAGAGGGGACAGGACGTCGCAGCCGAGACGGGCGACGAACTCGAGTTACGCGTACGGCCGAAAGCGACCCGGCCGCCACGAACGCTCGTTTTCGCCGAGAGCGGCGCGGCCGTCAAACGAGTGACGGACGTGGTCGTAGCCGTGAGCCGGTCGCTGTAGTCGCTTCGCTTCGTCGTCGTTCGCCTCAGCAGTCGTCGGACGGTACGCGGCCGGAACAGGCGTCGCCGAGCGGGGAACTCGAACGACGTGCCGTCTACCCTCTCAGTCGTCGGCGTCGTGCCACGGCATGTCTCCTTTCCACTCGTCGCCGGTCGCGCCGGCGCGCGGATAGCGGCTGAGGTACGACTGTTTGTCGTCGACGATCGCCCCGGCCGGCCCCTCGACGGTGACGTCGACGAGCAGCGTGTCGAACTCCCAGGCGTGGCGGCCGTCGACGAGGCGGCCAGCAGCGCGGGTGCCGTCGTCGCTGACCCACGTGCAGTCGTCTTCGATGGCCGCGCCGTTGTACGTCGACGGCTCGATGGGACCGTCCTCGATTTCGAAGTAGTAGTCGGTCGGCTCGTCCTCG
It encodes the following:
- a CDS encoding DUF2240 family protein, producing the protein MSLRVAVAAPFIQNGTESLQENEFVVALSLDRDWFSPDQSKRLIDVATRDGLLERTDDGLEVTFDPAAVTVPEEFVPDEDLLRERSAFERVLDALVADGVEKHEAVGAINTLQQELGLTIEVAAVVYARREGVDVTDLVPIARSALDGSDSEAEGR
- a CDS encoding DUF7344 domain-containing protein, translated to MNDANATRMEAACSLLAESERRYLLYQLAEHRETNLEDVVAQIAAWEYDVRPSHIDKETRQRLYVSLVHNHLPRLEDYGIIEYDLRSGDVVLANGFDDIKPLLEQFKQTEEDPEIRQLPSL
- a CDS encoding ribonuclease H family protein — its product is MAAHGRSALRDLFDESPTPHIAHPPHTHHRDFYVATDGSFRESGGGLGAVIETRDGTRVARVATADTPPDNNVAEYRALHLGLDVLAARAPRDACVGVLIDHDALASNVNATILATNHPDGKAPRPVSVPAATRHHWRGIQARLNGFAEVRAARIDSDQNPAHPLANTPEHYQHVNRESDRCVLSETPDPAAAEFPPPSRANRNGGGRASD
- a CDS encoding DMT family transporter, with the translated sequence MSRYRNLALFVALAGIWGTAFVAISAGLEYFPPVLFAALRYDIAGVLMLAYAAAAVDDWYPSGRDEWLLVAVGATLLIAAYHAFLFVGQQNTTAAAAAIVVSLSPVLTTGFARVLVPSDALSTVGVAGLLLGLVGVGVIAQPDPSNLLTTDVIATALVFAAATAFALGGVLTRRIDAAIPIETMEAWSMLGGALLMHGVSFALAEPIEPSAWTHPEALGALGYLAVVASAIGFLLYFDLLERLGAVEINMVSYVAPIFAALVGWLYLGEVIDVTTAIGFGFIAAGFVLVKRKALREEFGYVRRRTSSE
- a CDS encoding CDC48 family AAA ATPase, producing the protein MNEVQLEVAKAYPNDSGRGIARLDPDTLLHLKLSPGDIIEIEGADTTAAKVWRADRQDWNTDTVRIDGFTRQNADVGIGERVTIRKAEATKADKLVLAPPEEASVQFGSDAAGMVKRQILKRPVVGRDIVPVMSSTNHPFMRSPGQAIPLIAVETEPEGVVLITEDTDVELREEPISGFEKTGGGITYEDIGGLQGEIQRVREMVELPMKHPQIFKKLGIEPPQGVLLHGPPGTGKTLLAKAVANETSASFFSIAGPEIISKYYGESEQQLREIFEDASEESPSIIFIDELDSIAPKREDVTGEVERRVVAQLLTMMDGLEARGQVIVIAATNRVDSVDPALRRPGRFDREIEIGVPDEVGREEILQIHTRGMPLSDDVKLGHLADETHGFVGADIESLTKEAAMKALRRYLPEIDLDEEDIPPSLIDRMIVKRQDFRGALNEVEPSAMREVLVELPKISWNDVGGLHDAKEQVQESVEWPLNNPERFERLGVDPPSGVLLYGPPGTGKTLMAKAVANETNANFISVRGPQLLSKWVGESEKAIRQTFRKARQVSPTVIFFDELDALAPGRGSDTGSNVSERVVNQLLTELDGLEEMENVMVIGATNRPDMIDPALLRSGRFDRLVMIGQPDVDGRERILDIHTEETPLAADVTLREIAEITDGYVGSDLESIARESAIEALREDHEADIVEMRHFRQAMENVRPTITDDILEYYEQIEEEFQGGASGGPGPAGRRGSRIGFQ
- the larC gene encoding nickel pincer cofactor biosynthesis protein LarC, with amino-acid sequence MSILAFDGRMGASGDMILAALLDAGADPTVLETVTDALEVEYRIDETVKCGISSTTVDVYLTGRDGSESDRVEEGHDDGEGHEDDHSHGHDHEEGHADHNHDGETGHSHDGDADHTHDHVHAEGQGPHRSYLEVREIVEELALEPAVERDALAIFELLGEAEASVHGESLEDIHFHEVGADDAIADVVGSALLCHDLEPAEIVTTPLATGGGSVSMSHGEYPVPTPAVVEIAQRATWSLRGGPVDAELLTPTGAAILGHLADGVDALPPLDLDGSGYGAGGYDLDPHPNVLRVLIGDGGERGTLAKDEIVVLETNLDDATPEILGGLQETLADAGARDVSILPVTMKKSRPGHLVKVICKPADRERVARALAEETGTLGVRDAGATHRWIADRTFETVTVDLDGESYEVTVKIASDADGTVYDVSAEYDDARAIAAETGVAIRDVIHRAETVVQASVVDRERR